One Mycobacterium sp. 050128 genomic window carries:
- a CDS encoding lipid-transfer protein, whose protein sequence is MSNKVYVVGVGMTKFEKPGRREGWDYPDMARESGTNALTDAGIDYSEIEQGYVGYVYGESTSGQRALYELGLTGIPIVNVNNNCSTGSTALFLAAQAIRGGLADCTIALGFEKMKPGSLGTTYEDRTNPMDKHVKAMAEISEFAFPAAPWMFGAAGREHMLQYGSTAEHFAKIGYKNHKHSVNNPFAQFQDEYTLDDILAAKMIYDPLTKLQCSPTSDGSGAAILASEGFVDRHELAGQAVEIVGQAMTTDFKSTFDGSAKGLIGYDMNVQAAQRVYQQSGLGPEDFQVIELHDCFSANELLLYEALGLCGPGEAPKLIDNGDTTYGGRWVVNPSGGLISKGHPLGATGLAQCAELNWQLRGQADKRQVDNVSAALQHNIGLGGAAVVTAYQRAER, encoded by the coding sequence GGGCTGGGACTACCCGGACATGGCGCGCGAGTCGGGAACCAACGCGCTGACCGACGCGGGCATCGACTACAGCGAGATCGAGCAGGGCTACGTCGGCTATGTGTACGGCGAGTCGACCTCGGGGCAACGAGCCCTCTACGAATTGGGCCTGACCGGTATTCCGATCGTCAACGTAAACAACAACTGTTCGACCGGCTCCACCGCGCTGTTCTTGGCGGCGCAGGCGATTCGCGGCGGGCTGGCGGACTGCACGATCGCGCTGGGGTTCGAGAAGATGAAGCCCGGGTCGCTGGGGACGACCTACGAAGACCGGACCAACCCGATGGACAAGCACGTCAAGGCGATGGCCGAGATCAGCGAGTTCGCCTTCCCGGCGGCGCCGTGGATGTTCGGCGCGGCGGGCCGCGAGCACATGTTGCAATACGGCAGCACCGCCGAGCACTTCGCCAAGATCGGCTACAAGAACCACAAGCACTCGGTGAACAACCCGTTCGCGCAGTTCCAGGACGAGTACACCCTCGACGACATCCTGGCCGCCAAGATGATCTATGACCCGCTGACCAAGCTGCAGTGCTCGCCGACCTCGGACGGCTCGGGCGCGGCGATCCTGGCCTCGGAGGGGTTCGTCGACCGCCACGAGCTGGCCGGCCAGGCGGTCGAGATCGTCGGGCAGGCGATGACCACCGACTTCAAGTCCACCTTCGACGGCAGTGCCAAGGGCCTGATCGGCTACGACATGAATGTGCAAGCGGCACAACGGGTTTACCAGCAGTCCGGGCTTGGCCCGGAGGACTTCCAGGTGATCGAGCTGCACGACTGCTTCTCGGCCAACGAGCTGCTGCTCTACGAAGCCCTCGGGCTATGCGGACCGGGCGAAGCGCCGAAGCTGATCGACAACGGCGACACCACCTACGGCGGACGCTGGGTGGTCAACCCGTCCGGCGGCCTGATCTCCAAGGGCCATCCGCTGGGCGCGACCGGGCTGGCGCAGTGCGCCGAGCTGAACTGGCAGCTGCGCGGCCAGGCCGACAAGCGTCAGGTCGACAACGTCAGTGCCGCACTGCAACACAACATCGGGCTGGGTGGCGCCGCCGTCGTCACCGCATACCAGCGGGCCGAGCGCTGA